In Camelina sativa cultivar DH55 chromosome 13, Cs, whole genome shotgun sequence, the genomic window TTCATATGCTATAACACCAAATCCCTCATCTCTTATATTACTCACTTACTCTCATCCTGATCAGGTAAGCATAACATATATAGGCTACACTTATAAAGATATGTACGGATATGTATTTGGTTTTGTCTaacttatatactttttttaacGGGTCCGTacgtagaagaagatgaataggCCGGGAGATTGGAACTGCAGATCGTGTAGCCACCTCAACTTCCAGAGAAGAGATTCATGCCAACGTTGCAGAGAGCCTAGACTAGTAAGTGCCGACTTACTCAGCGGTTTTGGTAGCCGCCCAGTCAGTAACTCCTTCGGTTTCAACACCGGACCGGACGTGAGACCGGGTGATTGGTACTGCAACCTTGGGAATTGTGGGACGCACAATTTTGCCAATAGGTCTAGTTGTTTCAAGTGCGGTGCCGCCAAAGATGAGTTTTCAAGCTCAAGTGCCGCTGCAACAACGGGGTTTATAGACATGAATATTGGTCCAAGACGTGGGGGCCCTTTTGGTTTTGGCAGCAGCAGTGGCGGTGGGGGCACTGGCACAGGCCGTTCTCCTTGGAAATCTGGAGATTGGATTTGCCCAAggtactttttatttttattttttatgtgtaTGGTCATGGATTTACTTCATCACGTAATATATATTAACTCATGCATGCACTTACGTATGTAAGCTAAAACGAccatttatataatatatatatgtgtagtaTTAGTATATGTATAAGCATATTGTAgaaactaatttgatttgtatatatagGTCAGGCTGCAACGAACATAACTTCGCAAGCAGGTCAGAGTGCTTTAGGTGTAACGCACCAAAGGAACCTGCCACCGAACCACCCTATTAGGCTCATCATCTTCAAGTAAATTGATTTCATTTTGCAACAATAgttctaaatttttaattaatcacaAGACTCAACATATAGCATAAATTTGGACTGTACGAGTTCTTAACATTTAGTACTCTATAATGTATAGTGTTTATATGCTACCGAATTGATAAATATACTAACAACATACAGTACTTAAcgtatcttttttttaaaaaagattcatCAGAAAGCAGTAAAGGAGAGAAAACTGATGAAAGAATTGGAGCACGATCTTAGATACCGACCCGGCGACCCTTTATGTCGTgatgattttttatttgctttcct contains:
- the LOC104736576 gene encoding uncharacterized RNA-binding protein C17H9.04c-like isoform X2 — its product is MNRPGDWNCRSCSHLNFQRRDSCQRCREPRLVSADLLSGFGSRPVSNSFGFNTGPDVRPGDWYCNLGNCGTHNFANRSSCFKCGAAKDEFSSSSAAATTGFIDMNIGPRRGGPFGFGSSSGGGGTGTGRSPWKSGDWICPRFIRKQ
- the LOC104736576 gene encoding TATA-binding protein-associated factor 2N-like isoform X1 translates to MNRPGDWNCRSCSHLNFQRRDSCQRCREPRLVSADLLSGFGSRPVSNSFGFNTGPDVRPGDWYCNLGNCGTHNFANRSSCFKCGAAKDEFSSSSAAATTGFIDMNIGPRRGGPFGFGSSSGGGGTGTGRSPWKSGDWICPRSGCNEHNFASRSECFRCNAPKEPATEPPY